A single Triticum dicoccoides isolate Atlit2015 ecotype Zavitan chromosome 2A, WEW_v2.0, whole genome shotgun sequence DNA region contains:
- the LOC119354655 gene encoding polyadenylate-binding protein RBP45-like isoform X1, with the protein MAHPPPRNWAMAPPYHYHGTSQQEQAVPAAEDESGAGSGGQEAESRSLRIRELFPWMDEDYLRSCFTRSPELVTAVITRNKETKQSEGFGYLTFSDHATADQILQSYNGQKMPNADRDFSLSWVHYAGPDDNCAIYVGGLGFDVTDFMLHHVFKNRYPSVKRAKVIWDFFARRSKGYGFVVFGDVNERTQAMTEMNGAYCSSRPMRIGPATFKSDFRTQGTYSDSNQSNSRLFVGQLDSCVTDEDLDKAFSPYGELTVKVIEGKNCGFVTYSSRASAVEAMTILNGSQLGDNIITVNWARPAPKKQDQWNGVDYGHPQSSGPGYGCCHEDPNILGYTGHPGYAYHQQQQPQQTPVQ; encoded by the exons ATGGCGCATCCGCCCCCGCGGAActgggccatggcgccgccgtaccACTACCACGGGACGTCGCAGCAGGAGCAGGCGGTGCCAGCCGCGGAGGATGAGAGCGGAGCCGGGTCCGGAGGGCAGGAGGCGGAGTCGAGGTCACTCCGGATCCGCGAGCTTTTCCCCTGGATGGACGAGGACTACCTGCGCAGCTGCTTCACCCGCTCGCCCGAG CTTGTGACAGCAGTGATAACGCGGAACAAGGAGACCAAGCAATCTGAGGGTTTCGGTTATCTTACCTTTTCTGACCATGCCACTGCTGACCAAATCCTCCAGAGCTACAATGGCCAGAAGATGCCTAATGCTGACAGGGATTTCAGCCTCAGCTGGGTCCACTATGCTGGTCCTGATGATAATTGTGCCATATATGTTGGGGGATTGGGCTTTGATGTTACAGACTTCATGCTACACCACGTGTTCAAGAATCGCTATCCATCAGTTAAGAGGGCAAAAGTTATATGGGATTTTTTTGCTAGACGCTCAAAAGGCTATGGGTTTGTTGTGTTTGGAGATGTCAATGAACGCACACAAGCAATGACTGAAATGAATGGAGCATACTGTTCTTCTAGGCCTATGCGTATCGGACCTGCTACCTTCAAGAGTG ATTTTCGTACACAAGGGACATATTCTGATTCTAACCAGAGCAATAGCAGA CTTTTTGTTGGTCAACTTGATTCATGTGTGACTGATGAGGATCTAGATAAAGCCTTCAGTCCTTATGGAGAGCTTACTGTCAAGGTAATAGAGGGGAAGAACTGTGGCTTCGTCACATATTCGAGCAG GGCATCAGCTGTGGAGGCTATGACAATTCTAAATGGAAGCCAGCTGGGAGATAATATCATAACAGTTAACTGGGCTCGTCCTGCTCCTAAGAAGCAG GACCAATGGAATGGTGTGGACTATGGACACCCCCAAAGCTCTGGTCCTGGTTATGGTTGCTGTCACGAGGATCCTAACATTCTTGGTTACACAGGCCATCCTGGATATGCATATCACCAACAGCAGCAGCCACAGCAGACCCCAGTACAG TGA
- the LOC119354655 gene encoding polyadenylate-binding protein RBP45-like isoform X2 produces MAHPPPRNWAMAPPYHYHGTSQQEQAVPAAEDESGAGSGGQEAESRSLRIRELFPWMDEDYLRSCFTRSPELVTAVITRNKETKQSEGFGYLTFSDHATADQILQSYNGQKMPNADRDFSLSWVHYAGPDDNCAIYVGGLGFDVTDFMLHHVFKNRYPSVKRAKVIWDFFARRSKGYGFVVFGDVNERTQAMTEMNGAYCSSRPMRIGPATFKSDFRTQGTYSDSNQSNSRLFVGQLDSCVTDEDLDKAFSPYGELTVKVIEGKNCGFVTYSSRASAVEAMTILNGSQLGDNIITVNWARPAPKKQAILDMHITNSSSHSRPQYSEDARAGNVSVAGCSGILVT; encoded by the exons ATGGCGCATCCGCCCCCGCGGAActgggccatggcgccgccgtaccACTACCACGGGACGTCGCAGCAGGAGCAGGCGGTGCCAGCCGCGGAGGATGAGAGCGGAGCCGGGTCCGGAGGGCAGGAGGCGGAGTCGAGGTCACTCCGGATCCGCGAGCTTTTCCCCTGGATGGACGAGGACTACCTGCGCAGCTGCTTCACCCGCTCGCCCGAG CTTGTGACAGCAGTGATAACGCGGAACAAGGAGACCAAGCAATCTGAGGGTTTCGGTTATCTTACCTTTTCTGACCATGCCACTGCTGACCAAATCCTCCAGAGCTACAATGGCCAGAAGATGCCTAATGCTGACAGGGATTTCAGCCTCAGCTGGGTCCACTATGCTGGTCCTGATGATAATTGTGCCATATATGTTGGGGGATTGGGCTTTGATGTTACAGACTTCATGCTACACCACGTGTTCAAGAATCGCTATCCATCAGTTAAGAGGGCAAAAGTTATATGGGATTTTTTTGCTAGACGCTCAAAAGGCTATGGGTTTGTTGTGTTTGGAGATGTCAATGAACGCACACAAGCAATGACTGAAATGAATGGAGCATACTGTTCTTCTAGGCCTATGCGTATCGGACCTGCTACCTTCAAGAGTG ATTTTCGTACACAAGGGACATATTCTGATTCTAACCAGAGCAATAGCAGA CTTTTTGTTGGTCAACTTGATTCATGTGTGACTGATGAGGATCTAGATAAAGCCTTCAGTCCTTATGGAGAGCTTACTGTCAAGGTAATAGAGGGGAAGAACTGTGGCTTCGTCACATATTCGAGCAG GGCATCAGCTGTGGAGGCTATGACAATTCTAAATGGAAGCCAGCTGGGAGATAATATCATAACAGTTAACTGGGCTCGTCCTGCTCCTAAGAAGCAG GCCATCCTGGATATGCATATCACCAACAGCAGCAGCCACAGCAGACCCCAGTACAG TGAGGACGCCAGAGCAGGGAACGTCTCAGTCGCAGGGTGCAGCGGGATTCTTGTGACATAA